In a genomic window of Gossypium arboreum isolate Shixiya-1 chromosome 7, ASM2569848v2, whole genome shotgun sequence:
- the LOC108465873 gene encoding uncharacterized protein LOC108465873 has translation MEEYPEELRSPPVALVALVGCPEQHGAITTHLLSQQHPINTLALPDFSKLSHLLHRPPFPSSSPAGFLKRDWLVKHRTKIPAVVAALFSWDHVSGDPAQWVQVCSDLDDLKAAIRPRNTKLLLLVVVGQSDDISEDRLLALRKRAEVDSKYLLLFNPDLSQLNNSLQRLSASFAELETTFYREEGRRFKARIEKKNFSSPDLQVRYCFKVAVYAEFRRDWAEALRFYEDAYHALREMVATSTRLPPIQRLFEIKIVAEHLHFKICTLLLHGGKLREAITWFRQHVVSYKSLVGDPNVIFLHWEWLSRQFLVFAELLDSSSATLPSTSSLPLGTADQPLTEWEFHPAYYYQSAAKYLKEKRSALELTVSNSETFSENDDGSAESVVPSIYIGQFARLLEQGDDPAMQSITDDEYTRYAIAEGKRFQDSFEIIALLKKSNEIYRNLKVQRMGSLCAFQIAREYFSLGDFNNAKQQFDGVANLYRQEGWVTLLWEVLGYLRECSRKQGAVKEFVEFSLEMAALPVSIVDGIQSTKCGPGGPASLEQREMIHREIFALISGEARPISINGVDDLKVTGDNTLHLEIDLVSPLRSVLLASVAFHEQIIKSGVSSLITLSLLSQLPLSIEIDQLEVQFNQSQCNFIIMNAQKHPLEAVQSEQHDHRMESAPSLALTTNKWLRLTYDIKSEQSGKLECISIIAKMGPHFTICCRAESPASMDDLPLWKFEDRVETFPTKDPALSFSGQKAAQVEEPDPQVDVTLGASGPALVGERFLLPVTISSRDHAIYAGEMKINLVDVSGGGLFSPRESEPFSLDTHHVELLGIVGPEGEDESQRASDKIMKIQQSFGLVSVPFLNIGESWSCKLEIMWHRPKPIMLFVSLGYSPNSNESNAQKVNIHKTLQIEGKNAVLISQHFMFPFRRVSLLLSKIKPIPDSNQFSSLPMHESTVLVVCAKNCSEVTLQLLSMAIEVDDGGTERSCSIQQGDEDLGTAVLVPGEDFKKVFTVIPRLDSSKLRLGMVNLKWKRHFGIEDRSGLTVTGSEVVTKHELPDVHVELSPVVVTLECPPYAILGEPFMHHVKIRNQTELLQEVKFSLADSQSFVLSGSHSDTVFVLPKSEHVLNYKVVPLSSGLQQLPRISLTSVRYSARFQPSIAASNVFVFPSKPHCKMTGITEKRLE, from the exons ATGGAAGAGTACCCAGAAGAATTGAGGAGTCCACCAGTGGCGCTGGTAGCATTGGTAGGATGCCCAGAGCAGCATGGGGCGATAACCACCCACCTCCTCTCCCAGCAGCATCCTATCAACACCTTGGCCTTGCCCGACTTCTCCAAGCTCTCGCATCTCCTCCATCGCCCCCCCTTCCCTTCTTCTTCCCCCGCCGGCTTTTTGAAAAGGGATTGGCTGGTCAAGCACCGCACTAAGATCCCCGCCGTGGTGGCCGCACTCTTCTCCTGGGATCATGTCTCCGGTGACCCTGCCCAGTGGGTCCAAGTCTGCTCCGATCTGGATGACCTAAAAGCCGCTATTCGTCCTAGGAACACCAAATTGTTGCTGCTCGTTGTGGTGGGCCAATCCGATGACATTAGTGAAGATCGTCTGCTTGCCTTACGGAAGCGAGCAGAGGTCGATTCCAAGTACCTTCTCCTCTTCAACCCCGATCTTTCTCAACTCAATAACTCTCTTCAAAG GTTGAGCGCCAGTTTTGCCGAACTAGAAACTACTTTTTACAGAGAAGAAGGTCGAAGGTTTAAAGCTCGCATTGAAAAGAAGAATTTCTCCTCTCCCGATCTCCAAGTTCGCTACTGttttaaa GTTGCTGTGTATGCAGAGTTCAGGCGAGACTGGGCTGAAGCCTTGAGGTTTTATGAAGATGCCTATCATGCTCTGCGCGAG ATGGTTGCTACCTCAACAAGATTGCCTCCAATACAACGCTTATTTGAGATCAAAATTGTTGCTGAGCACTTGCATTTCAAGATTTGCACTTTGTTGTTGCATGGTGGAAAGCTCAGAGAAGCAATTACATGGTTCCGCCAACATGTTGTCTCCTACAAGAGCCTTGTTGGAGATCCAAATGTCATTTTTCTTCACTGGGAATGGCTCAGCAGGCAGTTTTTGGTTTTTGCTGAGTTGCTTGACTCAAGCTCTGCCACTCTTCCAAGCACTTCCTCTCTACCATTAGGCACTGCCGACCAACCTCTGACTGAATGGGAATTCCATCCAGCTTATTACTATCAG TCAGCAGCTAAATACTTGAAGGAGAAGAGATCAGCTCTGGAGTTGACAGTGTCAAATTCAGAAACTTTTAGCGAGAATGATGATGGGAGTGCTGAATCGGTGGTACCATCAATTTATATTGGTCAGTTTGCTCGGCTACTTGAGCAAGGGGATGATCCGGCTATGCAGTC CATTACTGATGATGAATACACTCGTTATGCAATTGCCGAGGGAAAAAGGTTTCAAGACTCCTTTGAAATTATTGCTTTGCTCAAAAAGTCTAATGAAATATATAGGAATCTTAAAGTTCAGAGGATGGGTTCTCTTTGTGCCTTTCAGATTGCTAGAGAATATTTTTCTTTGGGTGATTTTAACAATGCAAAACAGCAGTTTGATGGTGTTGCAAATCTATATAGGCAAGAAGGATGGGTTACTTTGTTGTGGGAGGTTTTGGGTTACTTGAGAGAGTGCTCAAGGAAACAAGGTGCTGTAAAAGAGTTTGTAGAGTTTTCTCTTGAAATGGCTGCATTGCCAGTATCTATTGTCGATGGCATCCAGTCAACCAAATGTGGTCCAGGAGGACCTGCAAGTCTTGAACAGAGAGAAATGATACACAGAGAAATTTTTGCACTCATAAGTGGAGAAGCTAGGCCAATATCCATTAATGGAGTTGATGATCTCAAAGTAACCGGAGATAATACCCTTCATCTTGAGATTGATCTTGTTAGCCCACTTAGATCAGTTCTTCTTGCTTCAGTGGCTTTTCATGAACAGATAATCAAGTCCGGTGTCTCCTCCTTGATTACATTATCTCTTCTATCACAGTTACCACTTTCCATTGAGATTGATCAGTTGGAAGTCCAATTTAATCAATCTCAATGCAATTTTATCATCATGAACGCCCAAAAGCATCCATTAGAAGCAGTGCAGAGTGAGCAACATGATCACCGAATGGAGAGTGCCCCTTCTTTAGCACTCACTACAAACAAATGGCTGCGGCTGACTTATGACATCAAATCTG AACAAAGTGGAAAGCTTGAATGCATATCCATTATTGCAAAAATGGGTCCCCACTTCACAATCTGCTGCAGAGCTGAAAGTCCTGCTTCGATGGATGATTTGCCTCTTTGGAAGTTTGAAGACCGTGTGGAAACTTTCCCTACCAAGGATCCTGCTCTATCATTCTCTGGTCAGAAGGCTGCCCAGGTTGAAGAACCTGACCCACAAGTGGATGTCACACTTGGTGCTTCGGGCCCTGCATTAGTTGGAGAGAGATTTCTGCTACCAGTTACCATATCCTCCAGGGACCATGCCATATACGCTGGTGAAATGAAGATAAATCTCGTGGATGTGAGTGGAGGTGGCCTGTTTAGTCCTAGGGAATCTGAGCCTTTTTCATTGGACACTCATCATGTTGAGCTTCTTGGCATTGTTGGACCAGAAGGAGAAGATGAATCTCAACGGGCCTCTGATAAAATCATGAAAATTCAACAATCTTTTGGGTTGGTTTCTGTTCCGTTTCTAAACATTGGAGAATCATGGTCCTGCAAACTAGAAATCATGTGGCACCGACCCAAACCAATTATGCTCTTTGTATCGTTGGGCTACTCCCCTAATTCCAATGAGTCGAATGCACAAAAAGTCAATATTCACAAGACCTTGCAAATTGAAGGAAAGAATGCTGTTTTAATTAGCCAACATTTTATGTTTCCCTTCCGCAGGGTTTCCTTGCTGCTTTCAAAGATCAAGCCGATTCCTGATTCTAATCAGTTTTCATCGCTACCCATGCATGAATCAACTGTACTTGTTGTTTGTGCCAAGAACTGCAGTGAGGTGACATTGCAGCTGCTATCCATGGCTATTGAAGTTGACGATGGTGGCACTGAAAGGTCATGTTCCATCCAACAAGGAGATGAAGATCTTGGCACTGCAGTTCTTGTGCCAGGAGAAGATTTCAAGAAAGTTTTCACTGTTATTCCTCGGTTGGATTCATCAAAGCTTAGATTGGGGATGGTGAATCTAAAATGGAAGAGGCATTTTGGAATTGAAGATAGATCTGGTTTGACTGTGACTGGTTCTGAGGTTGTAACTAAGCATGAACTTCCTGATGTACATGTAGAGCTGTCACCGGTTGTCGTGACTTTGGAATGTCCTCCTTATGCCATCCTAGGAGAACCCTTCATGCACCATGTTAAAATCCGTAACCAAACTGAGTTACTTCAAGAGGTTAAGTTTTCATTGGCAGATTCACAGAGTTTTGTGTTATCTGGGTCTCACAGTGACACGGTGTTTGTTCTTCCAAAATCCGAGCATGTGCTTAATTACAAAGTGGTGCCTCTTTCCTCGGGTTTGCAACAGTTGCCTAGAATCTCTTTGACCTCTGTGAGATACTCGGCTCGATTTCAGCCCTCCATTGCTGCATCTAATGTTTTTGTTTTCCCTTCCAAGCCTCATTGCAAGATGACTGGTATAACAGAAAAAAGGCTGGAGTAG